In Prunus dulcis chromosome 1, ALMONDv2, whole genome shotgun sequence, the following are encoded in one genomic region:
- the LOC117619126 gene encoding G-type lectin S-receptor-like serine/threonine-protein kinase At1g11303: protein MAMFLLPLIIYLTSFSIFFPSPSHAADTLTRSDTLRDNQTLVSAGGVFELGFFSDLISGNHYLGIWFKADAAKVVWVGNREAAILDSSGVLQIRSGNLLLSDRRQLQVIVNSANVASSPNTTATLLDTGNFVLKEVDTDTVIWQSFDVPSDTYLPGMKLGLFGQNTTQPSFHFLVSWVSPQNPARGLFTLTLDQANSTKMVVWRGDGRHMDIAFWDGHNLRFIFDNTSSKNDYNFSYHSIGEEDAYYTFSKGRYDLMWFVMASTGDLDQFFLLDGNIWSISHRLCEDFAGGNTGKCLSSLPSMCENGDSFSVMNGSLPSTFNSGGWINMGTSDCETLCKSNCSCTAFVSVQNGQQVCQLYYQSRKDLLKIVEKGPGIVYIRGGATSSSDQATRHEGIIHSDQVRLFQMGSTNASPIQYDEVRIANMMELGRQKDQELPLFSFSTIQTATNDFAKATKLGEGGFGPVYKGLLPEGQEIAVKRLSEISRQGLEEFKNEVSVICKLQHRNLVRLLGCCIEGEESILIYEYMPNKSLDSFIFDSTKRSILDWRRRMHIIEGIAQGLLYLHKYSRLRIIHRDLKTSNILLDSDMNPKISDFGMARIFTDNDTKGKTSRVVVGTFGYMSPEYAMGGLFSEKSDVFSFGVILLEIISGKKNVALFEVDNQLNLLGNAWNLWKEGKSMELVDSTLTASCSSREVTRYIQMGLLCVQERAMDRPTMADVVTMLSNETIAMALPKEPASWSQLSSSDADSSSSRQRHHSTFDMTISGVHGR from the exons ATGGCCatgtttcttcttcctcttatAATTTACTTAACATCATTCTCTATCTTCTTTCCATCTCCATCTCATGCAGCAGACACACTCACACGTTCAGACACGTTGAGAGACAATCAAACCCTGGTCTCAGCCGGAGGAGTTTTCGAGCTTGGCTTCTTCAGCGATTTAATTTCAGGCAACCACTATCTGGGAATTTGGTTCAAAGCTGATGCTGCCAAGGTTGTTTGGGTTGGTAACCGCGAAGCCGCCATATTAGATTCCTCCGGTGTGCTCCAAATTCGATCTGGGAACCTGCTTCTCTCTGACCGAAGACAGCTGCAAGTCATAGTCAACTCAGCAAATGTTGCCTCCTCCCCCAACACAACCGCAACACTTCTTGACACTGGAAACTTTGTGCTTAAAGAAGTAGATACAG ATACTGTTATATGGCAAAGTTTCGATGTACCAAGTGATACATATCTTCCTGGGATGAAACTAGGGTTGTTTGGCCAAAACACAACCCAACCAAGCTTTCACTTTCTGGTTTCTTGGGTAAGCCCCCAAAACCCTGCTCGTGGCCTCTTCACTTTAACTCTTGATCAGGCCAACTCCACAAAGATGGTGGTTTGGAGAGGAGATGGCCGCCATATGGATATCGCTTTCTGGGACGGGCACAACCTAAGGTTCATTTTTGACAACACAAGTAGCAAAAATGACTACAATTTTAGCTATCACTCcattggagaagaagatgccTACTACACTTTTAGCAAGGGAAGATACGATCTCATGTGGTTTGTGATGGCTTCAACTGGAGATTTGGACCAGTTTTTCTTATTGGATGGAAATATTTGGTCTATAAGTCATCGTTTGTGTGAAGACTTCGCTGGGGGTAATACTGGAAAGTGCTTGAGTTCATTGCCATCTATGTGTGAGAATGGTGATAGCTTTTCTGTGATGAATGGTTCGTTGCCATCTACGTTTAATAGTGGTGGCTGGATTAATATGGGAACTAGCGATTGTGAAACTTTGTGCAAGAGCAATTGTTCTTGTACTGCATTTGTTTCGGTTCAAAACGGTCAACAAGTTTGCCAACTTTATTATCAGAGTAGAAAGGATCTTTTGAAGATTGTGGAGAAGGGGCCAGGGATTGTTTACATTCGTGGTGGTGCTACTTCTTCAAGTG ATCAAGCAACCAGACATGAAGGGATTATCCATTCAGATCAAGTGAGATTATTCCAAATGGGCTCCACCAATGCGTCGCCAATTCAATATGATGAAGTCAGAATTGCAAATATGATGGAATTAGGCAGGCAGAAGGATCAAGAACTGCCCTTGTTTAGTTTCTCCACCATACAGACTGCAACAAATGACTTTGCCAAGGCTACCAAACTTGGTGAAGGTGGATTTGGGCCTGTCTATAAG GGTTTGCTACCAGAAGGGCAGGAAATCGCAGTGAAAAGGTTGTCCGAAATTTCGAGGCAAGGGTTGGAGGAGTTCAAAAACGAAGTCTCAGTAATTTGTAAACTGCAACACAGGAATTTGGTTAGGCTTTTGGGATGCTGCattgaaggagaagaaagtaTACTGATTTATGAGTACATGCCAAACAAAAGCCTGGattctttcatttttg ATTCAACCAAACGGTCAATTTTGGATTGGAGAAGGCGCATGCACATCATCGAAGGGATTGCTCAAGGCCTTCTATATCTTCACAAATATTCAAGATTAAGGATCATTCACCGCGACTTAAAAACGAGCAATATTCTGTTGGATAGTGACATGAACCCAAAGATATCTGATTTTGGCATGGCAAGAATCTTCACGGACAATGACACTAAAGGAAAAACAAGCCGGGTTGTTG TTGGTACATT TGGTTACATGTCTCCGGAGTATGCCATGGGCGGCctcttttctgaaaaatcagatGTGTTTAGCTTTGGGGTAATCTTATTAGAGATCATAAGTGGCAAGAAGAACGTTGCCTTATTTGAGGTTGATAATCAGCTAAACTTACTCGGCAAT GCCTGGAATCTGTGGAAAGAAGGCAAGAGCATGGAATTGGTGGATTCAACATTGACTGCTTCTTGTTCGAGCCGTGAAGTTACCAGATACATTCAGATGGGACTTCTGTGTGTGCAAGAAAGAGCTATGGATCGACCAACCATGGCGGACGTTGTTACAATGCTAAGCAACGAAACAATAGCCATGGCGCTTCCCAAAGAACCTGCGTCATGGAGTCAGCTAAGTTCCAGTGATGCAGATTCGTCGTCGAGTAGGCAAAGACATCACTCTACATTTGATATGACGATTTCAGGAGTGCACGGAAGGTAG